A window from Thermodesulforhabdaceae bacterium encodes these proteins:
- the nuoH gene encoding NADH-quinone oxidoreductase subunit NuoH, whose translation MSPNVIVFLLVKIIVIFALVMLVVAYLTLLERKVLGHMQIRLGPMFAGWHGILQPIADGIKLFFKEDIITKEADKLFYFLSPALSIIPTIMIFAVIPFGDETTLWGLLKEPVKLSITELNIGILYVFAMGGLATYGVVFGGWAQNNKYSLLGGVRAAAQLISYEVAFTLSVFGVILLAGSLNLVEIVNKQKNMWYIVYQPVGFLLFLIASVAELKRTPFDLPEAESELVAGFHADYSSMKFAMFFMAEYASIIVCACIGTVLFLGGWHGPSFLPPFVWYMLKVFVLMYIIIWLRATYPRLRYDQLMKFGWKVMIPLGFVNIFATAIVLILV comes from the coding sequence ATGAGCCCTAACGTGATAGTGTTTCTGTTAGTAAAGATCATAGTAATCTTTGCTCTGGTCATGCTTGTGGTAGCATACCTGACGCTTTTAGAGCGGAAGGTGCTTGGTCACATGCAAATCCGTCTGGGTCCCATGTTCGCTGGTTGGCATGGGATATTACAACCCATTGCAGATGGTATTAAGCTGTTTTTCAAAGAAGATATTATTACGAAAGAAGCAGATAAGTTATTTTATTTCCTGTCTCCAGCTCTTAGTATTATTCCAACCATAATGATATTCGCTGTTATCCCCTTTGGTGATGAGACAACACTTTGGGGATTGCTTAAAGAGCCGGTAAAGTTAAGTATTACAGAACTAAATATCGGGATACTTTATGTCTTTGCGATGGGTGGGTTAGCGACCTACGGAGTAGTTTTTGGTGGTTGGGCCCAGAACAATAAATATTCTCTTTTGGGCGGAGTAAGAGCTGCTGCTCAGCTTATAAGTTATGAAGTTGCTTTTACTCTATCGGTTTTTGGAGTTATCCTGCTGGCGGGATCTCTAAATCTTGTTGAGATTGTAAATAAACAGAAAAATATGTGGTATATTGTTTATCAGCCTGTAGGTTTTCTATTGTTCCTCATTGCTTCAGTGGCAGAATTGAAAAGAACCCCCTTTGACTTACCCGAAGCAGAAAGTGAGTTGGTAGCCGGTTTCCACGCTGATTACAGTAGTATGAAGTTTGCGATGTTCTTTATGGCTGAGTATGCGAGTATCATTGTTTGTGCTTGTATAGGGACGGTTCTGTTTTTAGGAGGATGGCATGGTCCCTCCTTCCTGCCACCTTTCGTATGGTACATGCTTAAGGTTTTTGTATTGATGTATATTATTATATGGTTGCGTGCCACATATCCTCGCCTAAGGTATGACCAGCTTATGAAATTCGGCTGGAAGGTTATGATACCTTTAGGTTTCGTTAATATATTTGCAACGGCTATTGTTTTGATCTTGGTCTAA